A DNA window from Arachis duranensis cultivar V14167 chromosome 3, aradu.V14167.gnm2.J7QH, whole genome shotgun sequence contains the following coding sequences:
- the LOC107477035 gene encoding pollen-specific leucine-rich repeat extensin-like protein 1 — protein sequence MVDVFVVPVFHHGGSFVRTSDGTRIYQNGKVEKFPEMDLDFVNFGDLITLFKGLGYQSYNAVYWYDPTSADVESGLHILTGDAGINAMHENKMKNAQTNEFYLYFDHPVDEHEIVEDGGNKSKGKSPMLEEVQSSSSDDGYESMEDEPYKPPPPGFESESDDSAADRVGKRKRVSKTKENIVSPSKASRKKPAAKKTGPVPSQEFWTRTEYSRPDPPIIKRPIGRPKVHNRQKDPAEPMMQQGEKLKRSFKDAPSTQDHSIPTQPPMPDVTPGHSNPVAATAVAPQVKPGPVTRRTHFRPLLQVPSTTHQNAQATQSEMRPKQRIFRPPAPLNPSPLPPQSQPNPPGPHPPQVILGPNAAATQETLAPTSTTTTGMFKFIPNPPSIVPKK from the exons ATGGTTGATGTGTTTGTCGTGCCAGTTTTTCACCATGGAGGTAGTTTTGTTAGAACGAGTGATGGAACCCGTATTTATCAGAATGGGAAGGTAGAGAAGTTTCCCGAAATGGACCtggattttgtgaattttgggGACTTGATCACACTATTCAAAGGTTTGGGGTACCAATCGTACAATGCAGTTTATTGGTATGATCCAACGAGTGCTGATGTTGAGTCGGGACTGCACATCTTGACGGGGGATGCAGGTATTAATGCCATGCATgagaacaaaatgaagaatgcaCAGACGAATGAGTTTTACCTGTACTTTGACCACCCAGTTGATGAGCATGAGATTGTGGAGGATGGTGGAAACAAAAGTAAAGGTAAGAGTCCTATGTTAGAAGAGGTTCAGAGTTCATCTTCGGACGATGGGTATGAGAGTATGGAGGATGAGCCCTACAAACCTCCACCACCCGGATTTGAAAGTGAGAGTGATGATAGTGCTGCTGACAGAGTAGGGAAGAGGAAGAGAGTTAGTAAGACAAAGGAAAACATTGTATCGCCAAGTAAGGCATCTAGAAAGAAGCCAGCTGCAAAGAAGACAGGT CCTGTGCCAAGTCAGGAGTTTTGGACAAGGACCGAGTATTCAAGGCCGGATCCTCCCATCATAAAGAGACCAATAGGCAGGCCAAAGGTGCACAACAGACAAAAGGATCCAGCTGAGCCAATGATGCAGCAGGGTGAAAAGCTTAAGAGGTCATTCAAG GATGCTCCATCTACTCAGGATCACAGTATACCTACTCAGCCACCCATGCCTGATGTCACCCCTGGTCATTCTAACCCTGTGGCAGCAACAGCAGTAGCTCCCCAAGTCAAGCCAGGTCCAGTTACAAGAAGGACACACTTTAGGCCTCTACTCCAAGTTCCATCCACAACCCACCAAAACGCTCAAGCAACTCAATCAGAGATGAGGCCCAAGCAAAGGATATTCAGGCCACCAGCTCCACTAAACCCCAGTCCACTCCCACCTCAAAGTCAGCCAAATCCACCTGGCCCACATCCTCCTCAAGTCATCCTAGGACCAAATGCAGCAGCTACCCAGGAGACATTAGCACCAACAAGCACGACTACAACTGGCATGTTCAAATTCATCCCTAACCCACCTTCTATTGTGCCAAAGAAGTGA
- the LOC127745548 gene encoding uncharacterized protein LOC127745548 yields the protein MPCVHACAALARAGGRLDEFCHSWLTMEVYNNTYGFHINPIPSQALWEKSPYNRPQAPKFKKKSRPIKKKRRKDADEEPSKGKKQKTSMKRVHKKGHCRYCGESGHTKRNCHKRAVDKESVAVAAAAAAANSDTNGGEVNNSAPTTAVNGGDAPAVSQDQVEIQLDLSQPIMSKTDDSQQVQPSPVRPFKLPPKRKLSTPTATTQPTSTPSASTPSPPSASTPSASTFPTSSHPGSTETATNLPAMRFVPNLGFKPPRTKNY from the exons ATGCCATGTGTGCATGCATGTGCCGCTTTGGCCAGGGCTGGTGGAAGGCTAGATGAATTCTGTCATAGCTGGTTGACCATGGAAGTATACAACAACACCTATGGCTTCCATATAAATCCAATTCCTAGCCAGGCACTGTGGGAGAAATCACCTTATAATAGACCTCAAGCACCAAAGTTCAAGAAGAAGTCAAGGCcaatcaagaagaaaagaagaaaggatgCTGATGAGGAGCCAAGTAAAGgcaagaagcagaagacctcaATGAAGAGAGTTCATAAAAAAGGACATTGTCGCTATTGTGGTGAATCTGgtcacacaaagaggaactGTCATAAGAGGGCCGTTGATAAAGAATCAGTTGCTGTGGCGGcggctgctgctgctgctaatTCTGATACTAATGGAGGTGAGGTCAACAATTCTGCTCCAACTACTGCTGTAAATGGTGGTGATGCCCCAGCTGTGTCACAGGATCAGGTTGAGATTCAGCTTGATCTTAGTCAGCCTATTATGTCAAAAACTGATGACTCGCAACAG GTGCAACCATCTCCTGTTCGGCCATTCAAACTGCCTCCTAAGAGAAAGTTGTCCACACCCACTGCTACCACCCAACCAACCAGCACCCCATCTGCAAGCactccatctcctccatctGCAAGTACTCCATCTGCAAGCACTTTCCCAACAAGCAGTCATCCTGGAAGCACTGAAACAGCAACGAATCTACCAGCAATGCGATTTGTGCCTAATCTGGGATTCAAGCCACCCAGAACCAAGAATTACTGA
- the LOC107476651 gene encoding probable caffeine synthase MTL2 encodes MATEQVLHMNGGTGETSYANNSTFQKNAILRTNHIMEECITKLYRTTLPECLKVADLGCSSGPNTLMVASTIVKIVDAVSQTLNQDPPMFQFFLNDLYGNDFNTIFKSLPDFYKRMEEEIGHKFGPCFISGTPGTFYGRLFPNHSIHFFHSSSTLHWLSQIPKELNSEAGKSMNKRAICPTSESPPGVHKAYSEQFQRDLKVFLRSRSEELIPGGAMVLAFIISDQNHNIKGWEVFGGIFNDMVSEHMVEKRKLDSFNISSYFPTAEEVRQVIEEEGSFNIQRMEKTIYDTMESVMEIGNEDEDTFAERLTKTMRAATEPIFKAEFGEEIMDEYFTRLQSKIIQLHRVERLKGANLIVHMTKDT; translated from the exons ATGGCAACTGAGCAAGTCCTTCACATGAATGGAGGTACCGGAGAAACAAGCTACGCCAACAACTCTACGTTTCAA AAAAATGCAATACTCCGTACAAATCATATCATGGAAGAGTGTATAACCAAGTTGTATAGGACAACTTTACCAGAGTGTTTGAAAGTGGCGGATTTAGGGTGTTCATCAGGTCCAAATACACTTATGGTAGCATCTACCATTGTCAAAATTGTTGATGCCGTGAGTCAAACCTTGAATCAAGACCCACCCATGTTCCAGTTCTTCCTCAATGATCTATATGGCAATGATTTCAATACCATATTTAAGTCACTCCCTGATTTTTACAAGAGGATGGAAGAGGAAATTGGTCACAAATTTGGACCATGTTTTATTAGTGGCACCCCTGGCACATTTTATGGGAGACTCTTCCCCAACCATTCCATTCACTTCTTTCATTCTTCCAGCACCTTGCACTGGCTTTCTCAG ATTCCGAAGGAGTTGAATAGTGAAGCAGGAAAGTCAATGAACAAAAGAGCAATATGTCCCACATCGGAGAGCCCTCCAGGAGTTCACAAAGCGTATAGTGAGCAATTTCAAAGAGACTTGAAGGTGTTCTTGCGATCACGTTCAGAAGAATTGATTCCTGGTGGTGCTATGGTCCTTGCTTTCATCATTTCAGACCAAAATCATAATATCAAAGGTTGGGAGGTATTTGGTGGTATATTCAACGACATGGTCTCAGAG CATATGGTTGAGAAGAGAAAGTTAGACTCATTCAACATATCATCATACTTTCCTACGGCCGAAGAGGTTAGGCAAGTAATTGAGGAAGAAGGATCCTTTAATATTCAAAGGATGGAGAAGACAATATATGATACGATGGAGAGTGTAATGGAGATTGGTAATGAGGATGAAGACACGTTCGCAGAGAGGCTTACCAAGACCATGAGAGCCGCAACCGAACCCATTTTTAAGGCAGAATTTGGGGAAGAAATTATGGATGAATATTTCACAAGGTTGCAAAGCAAAATCATCCAACTCCACAGAGTAGAGAGATTGAAGGGTGCTAATCTAATCGTCCACATGACAAAAGATACTTGA
- the LOC107477036 gene encoding uncharacterized protein LOC107477036, protein MKTPLNSEDELDEVELDEVFPVFREGERFGELKLKVVMKFNSKMEFKEAVREYCIQEGRRIWWKKNDNLRMRAVCKGEECGWVVYASMDSEGNCWQIKTFMDDHTCPRETKNRLANRKWLGCKLVRKLRKYPNLRHCEAAQYFKSKCNLDFNKSSLTRALGDARTIVYGDAATQYGMVRDYGLTLLKTNLGSTVSIGVTAHPNPDEDPTFDRMYICLDGCKRGFKAGCRPLIGLDGAFLKTKHGGQILSAIGQDANNHIYVIAYAIVSIENTENW, encoded by the coding sequence ATGAAGACTCCACTGAACTCTGAGGATGAGTTAGACGAGGTTGAGTTAGATGAGGTGTTTCCGGTATTTAGGGAAGGAGAAAGGTTTGGTGAGCTTAAACTAAAGGTTGTGATGAAATTTAATTCGAAGATGGAATTCAAGGAAGCTGTTCGTGAGTACTGTATCCAGGAGGGAAGGCGGATCTGGTGGAAGAAGAATGACAATTTAAGGATGAGGGCTGTTTGTAAGGGAGAGGAGTGTGGCTGGGTAGTATATGCTTCCATGGACAGTGAGGGTAACTGCTGGCAGATCAAGACATTTATGGATGATCACACTTGTCCTAGAGAGACTAAGAACAGGCTAGCTAACAGGAAGTGGCTGGGTTGCAAACTGGTTAGGAAATTAAGAAAATATCCCAACCTTAGACATTGTGAAGCTGCCCAGTACTTTAAGAGCAAGTGCAACTTGGACTTCAACAAGTCTTCACTGACAAGGGCTCTAGGGGATGCTAGGACCATAGTTTATGGAGATGCTGCTACCCAGTATGGTATGGTTAGGGATTACGGGTTGACATTACTGAAAACTAATCTTGGCTCCACTGTTAGTATTGGTGTTACAGCTCATCCCAATCCTGATGAAGATCCAACTTTTGATAGGATGTACATTTGCCTTGATGGGTGTAAAAGAGGGTTCAAGGCTGGCTGTAGACCACTTATAGGGTTGGACGGAGCATTTCTAAAAACAAAACATGGTGGTCAAATCCTCTCTGCAATTGGTCAAGACGCAAACAATCACATTTATGTGATTGCTTATGCAATAGTGTCCATCGAAAACACAGAGAATTGGTGA
- the LOC107477037 gene encoding uncharacterized protein LOC107477037: MLQEEAEGHHNMISACSDGPIYQNDAAGPSNMVEGLPRSNEAVGISNSGLETCIKEIHEKFDELSILEELRNEERQWLEYCGRKNKMNDWLKKVEGLKEEAAQILLHHDALQDPQKEIDDLESKLTKLYREMPRKISFFDS; this comes from the exons ATGTTACAAGAAGAGGCTGAGGGTCATCATAATATGATATCTGCTTGCTCTGACGGTCCAATATATCAAAATGATGCGGCCGGACCCAGCAATATGGTGGAAG GTTTGCCACGTTCAAATGAGGCTGTTGGTATCAGTAACAGTGGTCTTGAAACTTGCATTAAAGAAATACATGAAAAGTTTGATGAATTAAGCATATTGGAAGAACTACGTAACGAAGAACGGCAGTGGCTAGAGTATTGTGGCAGGAAGAACAAAATGAATGATTGGTTAAAGAAAGTAGAAGGCCTGAAAGAAGAAGCAGCTCAGATATTGCTGCATCATGATGCTTTGCAAGACCCTCAAAAGGAAATAGATGATTTGGAAAGCAAATTAACCAAGCTGTACCGTGAAATGCCTCGCAAGATTTCTTTTTTTGATTCTTGA